In Gimesia benthica, a single window of DNA contains:
- a CDS encoding DUF1501 domain-containing protein: MKHGNHHQGPARISRREMLRRSSAGFGSLALAGLLGSESQAAGTSLAQQPHFAPKAKRVIFLFMHGGPSHMDTFDYKPQLQKDSGKPLPFDKPKIFSAQTGNLLGSPWKFKQHGESGAWVSELFPHVAGCVDDLCIINSMYGSNSRHGGALLELHTGSDTFVRPSMGSWITYGLGSENQDLPGFITVCPTLTHGGVNAYSSSFLPADYQGTPIGNASIPADKALIPFIKNKSGVPLATQRKELDFLQQMNREHLSEAGPDAALEGRINSFELAYRMQTTAPELQDISDESEATQKMYGLDKDVTKNFGRQCLMARRFAERGVRFVQITHSYKWDQHSGLKTALPRNCQEVDQPIAALIKDLKSRGLLEDTLVLWGGEFGRTPVSQGADGRDHNPQGYTMWLAGGGIKGGLQYGATDDYGYYAVKDKIHVHDLHATMLHLLGLDHKRLTYKFAGRDFRLTDIHGEVMYDLFA, from the coding sequence ATGAAACACGGAAATCATCATCAGGGACCGGCCAGGATCTCGCGGCGGGAAATGCTGCGACGGAGTTCAGCCGGGTTTGGCAGTCTGGCACTGGCGGGACTGTTGGGGAGCGAAAGCCAGGCGGCCGGAACGTCACTGGCACAGCAGCCGCACTTCGCGCCCAAAGCTAAACGCGTGATCTTTCTGTTCATGCACGGCGGTCCTTCGCACATGGATACGTTCGATTACAAACCGCAGCTGCAGAAAGACAGCGGGAAGCCGCTCCCCTTTGATAAACCGAAGATATTTTCTGCCCAGACGGGTAACCTGCTCGGTTCTCCCTGGAAGTTCAAGCAGCATGGTGAGAGCGGCGCCTGGGTGAGCGAACTCTTTCCGCATGTGGCGGGCTGCGTGGATGACCTGTGTATCATTAACTCGATGTACGGTTCGAACTCGCGGCATGGCGGAGCACTGCTGGAACTGCATACCGGGAGTGACACGTTTGTGCGTCCGAGTATGGGCTCGTGGATCACATACGGCCTGGGATCGGAGAACCAGGATCTGCCCGGCTTTATCACGGTCTGTCCGACGCTGACGCATGGGGGCGTGAATGCCTACAGCTCGTCGTTTCTACCAGCCGATTACCAGGGGACGCCGATCGGCAATGCGAGTATTCCTGCGGACAAGGCGCTGATTCCGTTTATCAAGAACAAGAGTGGTGTGCCGCTGGCGACGCAGCGGAAGGAACTCGACTTTCTGCAGCAGATGAACCGGGAGCACCTGAGTGAAGCGGGTCCTGATGCGGCACTGGAGGGGCGGATCAACTCGTTCGAACTGGCGTACCGGATGCAGACGACGGCTCCGGAGCTGCAGGACATCAGTGATGAGTCGGAAGCGACTCAGAAGATGTATGGACTTGATAAAGACGTGACGAAAAACTTCGGGCGGCAGTGTCTGATGGCGCGGCGGTTCGCGGAGCGGGGCGTGCGGTTCGTGCAGATTACGCACAGTTACAAGTGGGATCAGCATTCCGGATTAAAGACCGCGTTGCCACGAAACTGTCAGGAAGTGGATCAGCCGATTGCGGCCCTGATTAAAGATCTGAAATCACGGGGCCTGCTGGAAGACACGCTGGTGCTCTGGGGTGGCGAATTCGGTCGGACCCCTGTGAGCCAGGGAGCGGACGGCAGGGACCATAACCCGCAGGGCTATACCATGTGGCTGGCCGGGGGCGGAATCAAAGGAGGCCTGCAGTACGGTGCCACGGACGACTATGGTTATTACGCCGTGAAGGACAAGATTCACGTGCATGATCTGCACGCCACGATGCTGCATCTGCTGGGCCTGGATCATAAACGACTGACGTACAAATTTGCCGGGCGGGACTTCCGGCTGACGGACATTCATGGCGAGGTGATGTACGACCTGTTTGCCTGA
- a CDS encoding DUF1553 domain-containing protein, producing MRRLLLLAFGFFCLVSAVEKRTLFAAEADLKQAEFFEKRIRPLLIAECYDCHSEDSIESGLRVDSLSGLIRGGERGPALVPGKPKESLLISAVQHSGQLHMPLKDKLSQKAIADLIQWVEAGAYWPNAKPISEIRKEAAGETGPLFTKAEQEFWAFQPPREPAVPQTRNREWAQQPLDQFVLARLEQADAEPASRADKRTLIRRATFDLIGLPPTSKEVEAFLADDSQDAFAKVIDRLLASPRYGERWGRHWLDVARYADSNGLDENLSYANAFRYRDYVIAAFNQDKPFDQFVQEQLAGDILANQPGAENRPEKITATGFLSIGAKMLAEDDQVKMQMDIIDEQLDTVGRTFMGLTLGCARCHSHKFDPIPIEDYYSLAGIFKSTKTMENFKVVARWQEQMLASPEEIQALEQQKQQIAKLDAEIKQIVKQADERFLSAARKRSRDYLLASAIKNYHDQLLKSTGPIGADPGAYKSHAAILVEAENFQTGNVKKATTGYGEGIGVIYNKGTLPNIAEYEIEVPKAGRYQLEIRYAAAQSRPVELSINGELVKKDAASAVTGSWYPKSQEWKVEGFYALKQGKNRVRLESKIPFPHIDKLLVAEPRTATEQPGGVLAEIPVPENLVSSLTLQWASLIKKSAEDPDSPFAIWNHLIQKGSVPETLSPTWERFSGLNELPEKDRILKAAALYGDLFEEVQAEWEAYQKTEAGKEAKGLPEPQREKLRQMLTDTKSLFALPSDRETWYAEAAQKKLTARREQKKKQEAALPVYPTAMSVSEQKPENLKVHLRGSHFTLGKEVPRQFLQIIEGEEQTPIDDQHSGRLQLAEWLTSGSHPLTARVMVNRIWRWHFGDGLVRTPDNFGNLGERPTHPELLDWLAVQFVKQGWSIKEMHRLIMLSSTYQMSSEYNPELAARDPENRLMWRVNRKRLEAEAIRDSILKVCGNLDLEMGGSMLGVENRKYVTSTRNVNPVMYQTNRRSVYLPIVRSALYEVLQAFDFADPSVLSGNRVHTTVAPQALFMMNSDFIMQQTGDFAEQVLHETHLDRAGKVKLVYERVYSRPASELEVSRALAYLDQYRQELEPLKMKPEEQEQRTWQSLCRVLISSNEFLFVD from the coding sequence ATGAGACGACTGTTGCTATTGGCATTTGGATTCTTCTGCCTCGTTTCTGCGGTCGAGAAACGTACGTTATTCGCGGCGGAAGCGGATCTGAAGCAGGCGGAATTCTTCGAGAAACGGATTCGTCCGTTGCTGATTGCCGAATGTTATGATTGCCACAGTGAAGATTCCATCGAGAGTGGGTTACGAGTGGATTCGCTGTCAGGATTGATTCGAGGAGGCGAGCGGGGTCCTGCCCTGGTGCCGGGCAAGCCGAAAGAGAGCCTGCTGATCAGCGCGGTCCAGCACAGCGGGCAGTTGCATATGCCCCTGAAAGATAAGTTGAGCCAGAAGGCGATTGCCGATCTGATTCAATGGGTTGAGGCAGGCGCTTACTGGCCGAATGCGAAGCCGATCTCGGAAATCCGCAAAGAAGCCGCGGGGGAGACAGGGCCGCTGTTTACGAAAGCAGAGCAGGAGTTCTGGGCCTTTCAACCGCCGCGGGAACCTGCGGTGCCGCAAACCCGCAATCGGGAGTGGGCACAGCAGCCTCTGGATCAGTTTGTACTGGCGCGTCTGGAACAGGCGGACGCGGAGCCGGCCTCACGCGCGGATAAGCGGACGCTGATCAGGCGGGCGACGTTCGATCTGATCGGCCTGCCTCCAACGAGTAAGGAAGTCGAAGCATTTCTGGCCGACGATTCCCAGGATGCGTTTGCGAAAGTGATTGACCGTCTGCTGGCATCACCGCGCTATGGTGAGCGCTGGGGGCGGCACTGGCTGGATGTGGCACGTTATGCGGATTCGAACGGTCTCGATGAAAACCTGTCGTACGCGAACGCGTTCCGCTATCGGGATTATGTGATCGCTGCCTTCAACCAGGATAAACCTTTCGATCAGTTTGTGCAGGAACAGCTGGCGGGAGACATTCTTGCGAATCAACCGGGGGCTGAGAACCGTCCCGAAAAAATCACAGCGACCGGCTTCCTGTCGATCGGGGCCAAGATGCTGGCCGAAGATGATCAGGTCAAAATGCAGATGGATATCATCGACGAACAGCTGGATACGGTGGGGCGGACTTTCATGGGGCTGACCCTGGGGTGTGCCCGCTGCCATTCGCATAAGTTCGATCCGATTCCGATTGAAGATTACTACTCGCTGGCGGGGATCTTCAAAAGTACGAAGACGATGGAGAACTTCAAGGTGGTCGCCCGCTGGCAGGAACAGATGCTGGCCAGTCCGGAAGAGATCCAGGCGCTGGAACAGCAGAAACAGCAGATCGCGAAGCTGGATGCTGAGATTAAGCAGATTGTGAAACAGGCCGATGAACGGTTTCTGAGTGCGGCGCGAAAGCGGTCCCGCGATTATCTCCTGGCGTCTGCGATTAAAAACTATCACGATCAACTGTTGAAATCGACCGGTCCGATTGGTGCCGACCCCGGTGCTTATAAGTCTCACGCGGCTATCCTGGTCGAAGCGGAAAACTTTCAGACCGGTAACGTGAAGAAAGCGACGACCGGGTACGGCGAGGGGATTGGCGTCATCTATAACAAGGGGACACTGCCCAACATTGCCGAGTATGAAATTGAGGTCCCGAAAGCCGGCCGCTATCAGTTGGAAATTCGCTATGCGGCGGCTCAGTCCCGGCCGGTGGAACTTTCGATCAACGGTGAGCTGGTCAAGAAAGATGCGGCCAGCGCGGTGACCGGCAGCTGGTATCCCAAGTCGCAAGAGTGGAAGGTGGAAGGTTTCTATGCATTGAAGCAGGGGAAGAACCGGGTACGGCTGGAGAGCAAGATTCCTTTCCCGCACATTGACAAGCTGCTGGTTGCAGAGCCCCGCACCGCGACTGAGCAGCCCGGTGGTGTGCTGGCTGAGATCCCGGTTCCGGAGAATCTGGTTTCGAGTCTGACGCTGCAGTGGGCTTCATTGATTAAAAAGTCCGCCGAAGACCCGGATTCGCCGTTTGCCATCTGGAATCATCTGATTCAAAAAGGATCGGTACCCGAAACGTTGAGTCCCACCTGGGAACGCTTCAGTGGATTGAATGAACTTCCGGAGAAAGATCGGATTCTGAAAGCCGCTGCGCTTTACGGGGATCTGTTTGAGGAAGTGCAGGCAGAGTGGGAGGCTTATCAGAAAACGGAAGCCGGGAAAGAGGCGAAGGGACTGCCTGAGCCACAGCGGGAAAAGCTGCGGCAGATGCTGACCGATACGAAGTCCCTGTTTGCCTTGCCTTCAGATCGGGAGACCTGGTATGCAGAGGCGGCTCAAAAGAAACTGACAGCCCGGCGTGAGCAGAAGAAAAAACAGGAAGCGGCTTTGCCCGTCTACCCGACGGCGATGTCGGTCTCCGAGCAGAAGCCGGAAAACTTGAAAGTGCATTTGCGGGGCAGTCATTTCACGCTGGGGAAAGAAGTCCCCCGGCAATTTTTGCAGATCATTGAGGGCGAAGAGCAGACCCCCATCGATGACCAGCACAGCGGTCGACTGCAGCTGGCAGAGTGGCTGACCAGCGGTTCGCATCCGCTGACGGCTCGCGTGATGGTGAACCGGATCTGGCGGTGGCACTTTGGTGACGGACTGGTCAGAACGCCGGACAACTTTGGAAATCTGGGAGAACGTCCCACGCATCCAGAACTGCTGGACTGGCTGGCAGTGCAGTTTGTGAAGCAGGGCTGGTCGATCAAAGAGATGCATCGGCTGATCATGCTTTCGTCGACGTACCAGATGAGTTCTGAGTACAATCCGGAGCTGGCGGCACGTGATCCCGAGAACCGTCTGATGTGGCGGGTGAATCGCAAGCGTCTGGAAGCGGAGGCGATTCGGGATTCGATTCTGAAGGTGTGCGGCAATCTAGACCTGGAGATGGGCGGTTCGATGCTGGGGGTCGAGAATCGGAAGTACGTCACCAGTACGCGAAACGTCAATCCTGTAATGTATCAGACCAACCGGCGTTCGGTTTATCTGCCGATTGTGAGAAGTGCGTTGTATGAAGTTTTGCAGGCCTTTGATTTTGCCGATCCGAGTGTGCTGTCCGGGAACCGGGTACATACGACGGTCGCACCGCAGGCGTTATTTATGATGAACAGCGATTTCATCATGCAGCAGACCGGCGACTTCGCGGAGCAGGTGCTGCACGAGACGCACCTGGATCGGGCGGGGAAGGTTAAGCTGGTTTACGAGCGGGTTTACAGTCGGCCGGCGAGCGAGTTAGAGGTGTCGCGGGCACTGGCTTACCTGGATCAGTATAGGCAGGAACTCGAGCCGCTGAAGATGAAACCGGAAGAGCAGGAGCAGCGGACCTGGCAGAGCCTGTGCCGGGTACTGATTTCTTCGAACGAGTTTCTGTTTGTGGATTGA
- the pheT gene encoding phenylalanine--tRNA ligase subunit beta: MHINTGWLRDYLSADCKESELLDALMTVGLEIEEEHHLGQALAPIRIGFIREKKPLAGADHLFECQVEIQKGKLITIVCATAHPVEVGWGVPVAVAGTKLPSGALISEGKIKGTLSQGMICLDGEMGLIARSTGLQVFEDEATLGASLPSVAPIEESLVEVSVLPNRPDCLGMIGVAREVAAVLDMELKYPSARELSSAGAGDAVAVEIADDSLCSRYTCQVFDCVQVRKSPHWLQSRLQTAGLRAINNVVDITNFVMLEWGQPLHAFDFDSLKGNKIEVRRIKEGETLKLLDETEIDAKEQPLVIADGEKPIALAGIMGGSDSQTTTESKRILLESACFDPVCIRTSSRKLKISTDSSYRFERGTDPNGMLSGAFNRAAELLQDPELSGAKPASPVTDSYPNVKQPTQFPLDAPRISKILGAEITNQQITDCLSKLEMTHDDKTISVPTWRVDVNNPVVLAEDVARLLRYDSIVMKPMVATTTKGRYSEADTLRSKIASFLAGNGFLESRTPPLTTEQTALAFSQWPGESIQVQNPISKEMTTLRQSLVGSLVEVAERNARRGASSFRFFEIDRTFRENNSENDERWMVGGVLGGPINDAAWIARESEIDFLRAKGLLENLLAHLEVEQVTYTNEEPALGYRVEEFAVISHDGERIGALGRIDLGALGIKDRARVPLYGFELDISTLLKGRGPARMFAGLARTQVIARDISILVPVDLPYLEIERSLENAFAAAVENLETEPRKESEGEISLQPKLENVVCIDTFVGESVGEGAKSLTIRMLFRDANHTLTSGEAQQLMDFVVKQLQSEHGAVQR, encoded by the coding sequence ATGCACATTAATACTGGTTGGTTGCGCGATTACCTGTCGGCGGATTGCAAAGAGAGCGAACTGCTGGATGCCCTGATGACGGTCGGGCTGGAAATCGAAGAAGAACATCACCTGGGCCAGGCCCTGGCGCCCATCCGGATCGGTTTTATCCGGGAGAAGAAGCCGCTGGCCGGTGCAGATCATCTGTTCGAATGCCAGGTGGAAATCCAAAAAGGGAAACTGATTACCATTGTCTGTGCGACCGCGCATCCGGTGGAAGTGGGCTGGGGCGTGCCCGTGGCGGTGGCCGGTACGAAGCTGCCCAGTGGAGCCCTGATTTCCGAAGGCAAGATCAAAGGAACATTGTCCCAGGGGATGATCTGCCTGGACGGCGAGATGGGGCTGATTGCCCGTTCGACGGGGCTGCAGGTCTTCGAAGACGAAGCGACGCTGGGAGCCAGTCTGCCGTCGGTCGCTCCGATTGAAGAATCGCTGGTGGAAGTCTCGGTACTGCCGAACCGTCCCGACTGCCTGGGGATGATTGGTGTGGCCCGCGAAGTGGCTGCCGTTCTCGACATGGAATTGAAATATCCGAGTGCCCGTGAATTGAGTTCTGCGGGGGCGGGTGACGCTGTGGCTGTCGAGATTGCCGACGATTCACTCTGCTCACGTTATACATGCCAGGTATTTGACTGCGTCCAGGTGCGGAAGTCACCTCACTGGCTGCAGAGCCGGTTGCAGACGGCCGGTCTGCGTGCGATCAACAACGTGGTCGACATCACCAACTTCGTGATGCTGGAATGGGGACAGCCGCTGCATGCTTTCGATTTTGACAGCCTGAAAGGGAACAAGATCGAAGTCCGCCGGATTAAAGAGGGCGAAACCCTGAAACTGCTGGATGAGACAGAGATCGATGCCAAAGAGCAGCCGCTGGTGATTGCCGATGGTGAGAAACCGATCGCGCTGGCCGGCATCATGGGGGGCTCAGATTCGCAGACGACGACTGAGTCGAAACGGATTCTGCTGGAGTCGGCCTGTTTCGATCCGGTCTGCATCCGGACTTCGTCCCGCAAGCTGAAGATCAGCACGGATTCTTCCTATCGTTTCGAGCGGGGAACCGATCCGAACGGGATGCTGAGTGGCGCGTTCAACCGGGCTGCGGAGCTGCTGCAGGATCCGGAACTCTCTGGAGCTAAGCCGGCTTCGCCTGTGACGGACAGTTATCCCAACGTTAAACAGCCAACACAGTTCCCCCTGGATGCACCACGCATTTCGAAAATCCTGGGTGCCGAGATTACAAATCAGCAGATTACGGACTGTCTTTCCAAGCTGGAAATGACGCACGACGATAAGACCATTTCGGTGCCGACCTGGCGGGTGGATGTGAATAACCCGGTGGTGCTGGCCGAGGATGTGGCCCGGCTGTTGCGTTATGACAGTATCGTGATGAAGCCGATGGTGGCGACTACGACCAAGGGGCGATATTCCGAAGCGGATACGCTGCGAAGCAAAATTGCGAGCTTCCTGGCCGGAAACGGATTCCTGGAAAGCCGGACACCGCCGCTGACGACCGAGCAGACCGCGCTGGCGTTCAGCCAGTGGCCGGGCGAATCGATTCAGGTGCAGAACCCGATTTCCAAGGAGATGACGACGCTGCGTCAGAGTCTGGTGGGGAGCCTGGTGGAAGTCGCGGAACGGAATGCTCGCCGCGGGGCCAGCAGTTTCCGCTTCTTCGAAATCGACCGGACCTTCCGCGAGAACAATTCTGAAAACGATGAGCGGTGGATGGTCGGCGGCGTACTGGGCGGTCCGATCAATGACGCTGCCTGGATTGCCCGGGAGAGCGAGATCGACTTCCTGCGTGCCAAGGGGCTGCTGGAAAACCTGCTGGCACATCTGGAAGTCGAGCAGGTCACCTACACCAATGAAGAGCCGGCCCTGGGTTACCGGGTGGAAGAGTTTGCGGTGATTTCACATGACGGCGAGCGGATCGGGGCGCTGGGCCGCATCGATCTGGGAGCCCTGGGAATCAAAGACCGGGCACGCGTGCCCCTGTATGGTTTCGAACTGGATATCTCGACGCTGCTGAAGGGGAGAGGACCGGCCCGGATGTTCGCCGGTCTGGCACGAACCCAGGTGATTGCCCGCGATATTTCGATTCTGGTACCCGTCGATCTGCCTTACCTGGAGATCGAGCGGTCGCTGGAGAATGCCTTTGCTGCGGCCGTGGAGAATCTGGAGACAGAACCCCGCAAGGAGAGCGAAGGGGAGATCAGCCTGCAGCCGAAGCTGGAGAACGTGGTCTGTATCGATACGTTCGTCGGTGAGAGCGTGGGAGAGGGGGCCAAGAGCCTGACGATCCGGATGCTGTTCCGCGATGCGAACCACACGTTGACCTCGGGTGAAGCGCAGCAACTGATGGACTTTGTGGTGAAGCAGCTGCAGTCCGAACATGGAGCAGTCCAGCGGTAA
- the pheS gene encoding phenylalanine--tRNA ligase subunit alpha, giving the protein MADNNDALVETAVESMAAATTLAELDEVRVQYLGKKGKLRALQAELKSLSPEEKREFGKMLNSVKERIQSALNDRKEALEASEKSGPDLEMVDVTLPGVRTLPGHRHPLIATMEEVKSILLGLGFRYDDYPEVESEFFNFDALNTPDWHPARDMHDSFYTTKGNVLRTHTSAFQTRAMKQFGPPPLRAMTSGRCYRRDEIDASHFPIFHQLDVIAIDENISFADLKWVLYQVASSLFGDDVQLRFRPSYFPFTTPSAEVDVMFNGKWLEILGAGMIRPEVLEAGGVDPEKWQGFAFGLGLDRMAMIRHGITDIRYMYENEEAFLRQF; this is encoded by the coding sequence ATGGCTGACAACAACGACGCGCTGGTCGAAACCGCGGTAGAGAGTATGGCAGCTGCCACAACCCTTGCCGAACTGGATGAGGTGCGTGTCCAGTACCTGGGGAAAAAGGGAAAACTGAGAGCCCTGCAGGCCGAACTGAAATCGCTGTCCCCCGAGGAGAAGCGTGAATTCGGGAAGATGCTCAACAGCGTCAAGGAACGAATTCAGAGTGCCTTGAATGATCGCAAAGAGGCTCTGGAAGCCAGCGAGAAATCGGGGCCGGACCTCGAGATGGTCGATGTGACGCTGCCCGGCGTTCGAACGCTGCCGGGTCACCGCCATCCGCTGATCGCGACGATGGAAGAGGTGAAATCGATTCTGCTCGGCCTGGGATTTCGTTACGACGATTACCCGGAAGTCGAATCGGAGTTCTTCAACTTTGATGCCTTGAACACGCCCGATTGGCATCCCGCGCGGGACATGCACGACTCGTTCTACACCACCAAAGGGAATGTGCTGCGAACCCATACTTCGGCGTTCCAGACACGGGCGATGAAGCAGTTCGGTCCGCCGCCCTTGCGGGCGATGACCTCGGGACGCTGTTACCGGCGGGACGAGATTGACGCGTCGCACTTCCCGATTTTCCATCAGCTGGACGTGATCGCCATTGATGAGAATATCAGTTTTGCGGATCTGAAATGGGTGTTGTACCAGGTGGCCAGCAGTCTGTTTGGCGACGATGTGCAGCTCCGGTTCCGCCCGAGTTATTTCCCGTTCACCACGCCGAGCGCGGAAGTGGATGTGATGTTCAACGGGAAGTGGCTGGAGATTCTGGGCGCGGGAATGATTCGTCCCGAAGTCCTGGAAGCCGGTGGTGTCGACCCCGAGAAATGGCAGGGCTTTGCCTTTGGCCTGGGGCTGGACCGGATGGCGATGATCCGGCACGGCATTACCGATATCCGCTACATGTATGAAAACGAAGAAGCGTTTTTACGTCAGTTCTAA